The Pirellulales bacterium DNA segment GCCCGATGATGGAAATCGAGATAATGTAGAGACGGCTGTCCTCAGCCGTTTGCTTCGAGAAGTTTCCAGGCGTCTGAGGACAGACGCCGCTACATTCCTGCAAAAACAAAAATGGCGATGTCGGCTGCGGTGTTGAACCCTGTGGAAAAATCAACGTCTAGCATTGCCGCGGAAAAAGTGCTGGTGCTGGATTTCGGTTCGCAATTTGCGCAACTGATTGCCCGGCGGGTGCGCGAGCAAAATGTGTACTGCGAAATTGTGCGGTACGACATTACGCCGGCGCGGGTGCGGGAAATTGCTCCGCGGGGTTTGATTTTGTCCGGCGGACCGGCCAGCGTGTACGAGGCGGGCGCGCCGCACTGCGATCCGAAATTGTTCGAGCTGGGCATTCCGGTGCTGGGCATTTGCTACGGGATGCAGTTGGTGTGCGAAGCGCTGGGAGGGAAAGTGGAAAGCCACCCGTCGCGGGAGTTTGGGCGGGCGCGGTGTACGGTGCTGGCGGTGGATGGTGGTGAGCGTGTTGGTGGTGTGCCCCCTCACCCCGGCCCTCTCCCACAAGGGGAGAGGGAGAATGATGGATTATTCGCCGGTGTGCCGCAACAAACGGAAGTGTGGATGAGCCACGGCGATCAGGTGATTGCGGTTTCGAGTGATTTCATTCCGCTGGCGCGGACCGAAACGTGCCCGATCACGGCAGTGAAGCACAAGCGGTTGCCGATTTACGGTCTGCAATTTCATCCGGAAGTAACGCACACGCAGCCGGGCAAAAAAATTCTGTCGAACTTTTTATCAAAGATTTGCGGCTGTCACGGCACGTGGCAACTGGCCGATTTCGCCGAGCAAACCATCCGCGAAGTGCGCCACCGCGTCGGGCAGCAGCGGGTGATTTGCGGATTGTCGGGCGGGGTCGATTCGGCCGTCGTGGCGGCGCTCTTGGCAAAAGCCATCGGACCGCAACTGTCGTGCATCTTGGTCGACAATGGCTTGTTGCGCAAGGATGAAGAGGCGGCGATCATTCGCGAATTCACCACGCACTTCAAAACCGATTTGCACGTGGTGAAGGCCGAAGAGCGGTTTTTGACGGCGCTGGCCGGCGTGAGCGATCCGCAAGAAAAGCGGCGACGGATTGGGCACGTGTTTATCGATTGCTTCAAGGCTGAGGCGGCGCGGATTCAAGGCGTCCACTTTTTAGCGCAGGGGACGCTGTATCCCGATGTGATTGAAAGCGGGGCGGCGGTGGATGGGCCGGCGGCCACGATCAAGCTACATCACAACGTCGGCGGGTTGCCGGCGGAGTTGGGATTCGAGCTGATCGAGCCGCTACGAGATTTGTTCAAAGACGAAGTCCGCCGGCTGGGCTTGCAACTCGGCCTGCCGGAAGAAATTGTCTGGCGGCATCCGTTTCCCGGTCCGGGCCTGGCGGTGCGCTGCTTGGGCGAGGTGACGAAAGTGCGACTGGACAAATTGCGCGAGGCGGATGCGATTGTGGTACACGAAATTCGCGCCGCGGGATTGTATCGGCAGACAGCGCAAGTGTTCGCCGTGCTATTGCCGGTGCAAAGCGTGGGCGTGATGGGGGACGCGCGAACTTATGAAGACACGGTCGCCGTGCGGGCGGTCGATACGGAAGATTTTATGACCGCCGATTGGAGCCGGCTGCCGCACGAACTGCTGGCGAAAATTTCGTCGCGGATTATCAACGAAGTCCGCGGCATCAACCGCGTGGTCTACGACATCAGCAGCAAGCCGCCCGCGACGATCGAATGGGAGTGAGTGGTGAGGAGTGAGTGGTGAGGAGTGATTAAATTCGCTTGCGGTTTAGCGGGAATTGCTCGGTGCACCGGCGATACCATCGCCGATTTTGTGCTATGTTCCCAGCGCCGCCACGGCGGCGCGAATTTCGGCTAGCGGCGTGTCGGGCGGCAGCGGCTCGCCAATCACTACATAGGTGTGCAGGCGGGGGAAGCGGAGCGCCTCCTCGGGATGCGTGGGCTGTTCGCCGCAATAGACGGGCAAAATCGTGGCCGGCACTTTGGCCCGCAGTTCGGCCAGCAAATGCTCGCCCCCCTCGTGGCCAGCCTGCCCGGCGTCGGCGGAAAAATCTTCCGCCAGGCTCAAACCCAGCAGATAATTTTGCCCCAGCGTGACCAGCCCACGGGCCAGGGCGTTATCTTCCGCCGATAGCTGCACCTTGCGGTTGGCGGCGATCATGACGCCCGTGCTCAAAGCGACGTCGCGCAGCATGCGGTCGCCGCGCGCATCGGGCGGGGCCACGAACCGCGTGAAGCGATCGACCGTGGAAACGACGAGAATCCAGTGATCGAAGT contains these protein-coding regions:
- the guaA gene encoding glutamine-hydrolyzing GMP synthase, with the translated sequence MSAAVLNPVEKSTSSIAAEKVLVLDFGSQFAQLIARRVREQNVYCEIVRYDITPARVREIAPRGLILSGGPASVYEAGAPHCDPKLFELGIPVLGICYGMQLVCEALGGKVESHPSREFGRARCTVLAVDGGERVGGVPPHPGPLPQGERENDGLFAGVPQQTEVWMSHGDQVIAVSSDFIPLARTETCPITAVKHKRLPIYGLQFHPEVTHTQPGKKILSNFLSKICGCHGTWQLADFAEQTIREVRHRVGQQRVICGLSGGVDSAVVAALLAKAIGPQLSCILVDNGLLRKDEEAAIIREFTTHFKTDLHVVKAEERFLTALAGVSDPQEKRRRIGHVFIDCFKAEAARIQGVHFLAQGTLYPDVIESGAAVDGPAATIKLHHNVGGLPAELGFELIEPLRDLFKDEVRRLGLQLGLPEEIVWRHPFPGPGLAVRCLGEVTKVRLDKLREADAIVVHEIRAAGLYRQTAQVFAVLLPVQSVGVMGDARTYEDTVAVRAVDTEDFMTADWSRLPHELLAKISSRIINEVRGINRVVYDISSKPPATIEWE